A genomic region of Glycine max cultivar Williams 82 chromosome 15, Glycine_max_v4.0, whole genome shotgun sequence contains the following coding sequences:
- the LOC100779805 gene encoding protein FLX-like 1, translated as MSGRNRGQPLPPPHAAGLSPPLHDQLYGARAHHHHHLVGPVPPHPHHLLEDFRDSQLGLGPPRGGPIPLHPAAIIEERLAAQHQDIQGLLGDNQRLAATHVALKQELEAARHELQRVAHFRDSLRADTEARMPELHDKAAQLEAELCGAEAARTELLQVRADVKELTAVRQDLSGQVQAMTQDLARMTTDAKRVPALRADVEAMKQELQCARAAIEYEKKGFAENYEHGQVMEKKLVAMAREMEKLRAEIANAEKRARAAVAAGNPGQGYNANYGNADAGYAGNPYPSIYGMNPVQPGVENFPHYGPGPAAWGAYDMQRAQGHR; from the exons ATGTCGGGCCGGAACCGCGGACAACCCCTTCCTCCGCCGCACGCGGCGGGGCTGTCGCCGCCGCTCCACGATCAGCTATACGGCGCGCGGgcccaccaccaccatcatctaGTGGGCCCCGTCCCTCCCCATCCCCACCACCTTCTAGAAGACTTCCGCGACTCGCAGCTAGGGCTGGGCCCGCCGCGAGGTGGGCCCATCCCGCTGCATCCGGCGGCGATCATCGAGGAGCGCCTGGCCGCCCAGCACCAGGACATCCAGGGCCTGCTGGGCGACAACCAGCGCCTGGCCGCCACCCACGTGGCCCTCAAGCAGGAGCTCGAGGCCGCCCGGCACGAGCTCCAGCGCGTGGCGCACTTCCGCGACTCGCTCCGGGCCGACACCGAGGCCCGCATGCCCGAGCTCCACGACAAAGCGGCCCAGCTCGAGGCCGAGCTCTGCGGCGCCGAGGCCGCCCGCACCGAGCTCCTCCAGGTCCGAGCAGATGTCAAGGAGCTCACTGCCGTCCGCCAGGACCTGTCCGGACAGGTGCAGGCCATGACGCAGGACTTGGCCCGCATGACCACCGATGCCAAACGGGTTCCGGCGCTGAGGGCCGATGTGGAGGCCATGAAACAAGAGTTGCAGTGTGCAAG GGCTGCCATTGAGTATGAGAAGAAGGGATTTGCAGAAAACTATGAACATGGTCAAGTGATGGAGAAGAAATTGGTTGCGATGGCTCGGGAGATGGAGAAGCTTCGTGCGGAGATTGCCAATGCAGAGAAAAGAGCACGGGCTGCTGTAGCGGCTGGGAATCCAG GTCAAGGGTATAATGCAAATTATGGCAATGCTGATGCTGGATATGCGGGAAATCCTTACCCTAGCATTTATGGCATGAATCCA GTACAGCCTGGAGTGGAGAATTTTCCTCATTATGGACCTGGGCCTGCTGCTTGGGGTGCATATGACATGCAACGAGCTCAAGGACACCGATAA